The following proteins are encoded in a genomic region of Necator americanus strain Aroian chromosome II, whole genome shotgun sequence:
- a CDS encoding hypothetical protein (NECATOR_CHRII.G7578.T1) encodes MLLRGLRACAESTSKPRTTNLDRISKTTKELLERRRTLRLDPNASHIERQKKILEAARRRMSLKKCRRDLREYNIPLATLLSEDETRTSSRHGNHYGESMNPGTALGPDFISADFLRAGGHPLQVILAAHILPSERKDPRPVEDLANRSP; translated from the exons atgctgctcagaggattacgagcttGTGCTGAGTCtacctcgaagccgcgcacgacaaacttggatcgaatttcgaagaccaccaaggagttgttggaaagaaggaggactttgaggcttgatccaaatgcatcgcacattgagcg gcagaagaagattctggaagcagcacgaAGAAGAatgagtctaaagaagtgccgcagggatctccgcgaatataatattccgctagcaaccttgctgagcgaagacgagACTCGCACATCTTCTCGtcatggaaatcattacggagag agcatgaatcCTGGCACAGCCCTTGGACCTGATTtcatatcagcagactttcttcgggctggtggccatccacttcaagtaatcttagcagcgcacatcctaccttcagaaagaaaggatcctagaccagtggaagacctcgcgaaccgttctccataa
- a CDS encoding hypothetical protein (NECATOR_CHRII.G7579.T1) has product MLLRGLRACAESTSKPRTTNLDRISKTTKELLERRRTLRLDPNASHIERLVANTSCRKALQEDISKYRQKKILEAARRRMSLKKCRRDLREYNIPLATLLSEDETRTSSRHGNHYGEVLLEPFPFINSCIKPDHPHW; this is encoded by the coding sequence atgctgctcagaggattacgagcttGTGCTGAGTCtacctcgaagccgcgcacgacaaacttggatcgaatttcgaagaccaccaaggagttgttggaaagaaggaggactttgaggcttgatccaaatgcatcgcacattgagcggttagtagcaaacacaagctgcagaaaagcgttgcaggaggatatttcgaaatacaggcagaagaagattctggaagcagcacgaAGAAGAatgagtctaaagaagtgccgcagggatctccgcgaatataatattccgctagcaaccttgctgagcgaagacgagACTCGCACATCTTCTCGtcatggaaatcattacggagaggttctactcgaaccttttccgttcatcaactcctgtatcaagcccgatcatccccactggtga